One genomic window of Geodermatophilus sp. DSM 44513 includes the following:
- a CDS encoding glycosyltransferase gives MSAPDLAVVVMSRNRREDLLATLPRHEAPVVLVDNASTDGTVAAVRAALPEVTVLPLERNVGSHARTLGVERAGTEFVAFADDDSWWAPGDLARAVQVMRAHPRLAVLNARILVGPEERLDSFCAELARSPLGTPEDLPGPALMGFIACGAMVRTAAFLAVGGFDPVVRFPGEEERLSLDLAAAGWGIAYVDSVTVHHHPSTKRSAPEVRRTAIWRSRLLTAVMRRPWPEVGRLALTALRTGPERRGLLRALPEVPSALRRRRVVPERVRADLRVLASS, from the coding sequence GTGAGCGCCCCCGACCTCGCCGTCGTCGTCATGAGCCGGAACCGCCGCGAGGACCTGCTGGCCACCCTCCCCCGCCACGAGGCGCCGGTGGTGCTGGTCGACAACGCCTCGACCGACGGCACCGTGGCGGCGGTGCGCGCGGCCCTGCCGGAGGTCACCGTGCTCCCGTTGGAGCGCAACGTCGGCTCGCACGCCCGCACGCTCGGCGTCGAGCGCGCCGGCACCGAGTTCGTCGCCTTCGCCGACGACGACTCCTGGTGGGCACCGGGCGACCTGGCCCGCGCGGTGCAGGTCATGCGCGCCCACCCGCGGCTGGCGGTGCTGAACGCGCGCATCCTGGTCGGCCCCGAGGAGCGGCTGGACTCCTTCTGCGCGGAGCTGGCCCGCAGCCCGCTGGGCACCCCGGAGGACCTGCCCGGGCCGGCGCTGATGGGCTTCATCGCCTGCGGGGCGATGGTGCGCACCGCGGCCTTCCTCGCCGTCGGCGGCTTCGACCCCGTCGTCCGCTTCCCCGGCGAGGAGGAGCGGCTGTCGCTGGACCTGGCCGCCGCCGGCTGGGGCATCGCCTACGTCGACTCCGTCACCGTGCACCACCACCCCTCGACGAAGCGGTCCGCCCCGGAGGTGCGGCGGACGGCGATCTGGCGCAGCCGGCTGCTGACCGCCGTCATGCGGCGGCCCTGGCCGGAGGTCGGACGGCTGGCGCTGACCGCGCTGCGCACCGGTCCGGAGCGGCGGGGCCTGCTGCGCGCGCTGCCCGAGGTGCCGTCCGCGCTGCGCCGCCGCCGGGTCGTGCCGGAGCGGGTGCGCGCGGACCTGCGCGTGCTGGCGTCGTCGTGA
- a CDS encoding helix-turn-helix domain-containing protein, with amino-acid sequence MTRPGPDAGDPVGRLDDPDYPALTMSQAAALLGVQAAFLRSLDIAGVLQPHRSPGGHRRYSRHQLTLAARLRQLLDDGHTLASAEVILGLQDELADARADSERLQATVNRLRAGEDGRPVSG; translated from the coding sequence ATGACCAGACCCGGACCCGACGCCGGTGACCCGGTGGGGCGCCTCGACGACCCGGACTACCCGGCGCTGACCATGAGCCAGGCCGCGGCGCTGCTCGGTGTCCAGGCGGCCTTCCTGCGCAGCCTGGACATCGCCGGGGTCCTGCAGCCGCACCGCTCCCCCGGCGGGCACCGCCGCTACTCCCGCCACCAGCTCACCCTGGCCGCCCGGCTGCGCCAGCTGCTGGACGACGGGCACACGCTGGCCTCCGCGGAGGTCATCCTCGGCCTGCAGGACGAGCTGGCCGACGCCCGGGCCGACAGCGAGCGACTGCAGGCCACCGTCAACCGGCTGCGCGCCGGCGAGGACGGCCGACCGGTCAGCGGCTGA
- a CDS encoding Hsp20/alpha crystallin family protein, giving the protein MAMLTAYDPFAATSAAFRALDQLAGRAGSLTARPLSGMPMDAYRVGDNFVAHFDLPGVDPGSIDLQVEGTTLTVTAERSVPQLENAEWAIAERPYGSYTRQLVLGRSLDTERLEASYHDGVLTVSIPVAEKARSRKITVTRADTPATVEHRTIEGESSQQKSVES; this is encoded by the coding sequence ATGGCCATGCTGACCGCCTACGACCCGTTCGCCGCCACGTCCGCCGCCTTCCGCGCGCTGGACCAGCTCGCCGGCCGGGCCGGGTCGCTGACCGCCCGCCCGCTGTCGGGCATGCCGATGGACGCCTACCGCGTCGGTGACAACTTCGTCGCCCACTTCGACCTGCCCGGCGTGGACCCCGGCTCGATCGACCTGCAGGTCGAGGGCACCACACTGACCGTCACCGCCGAGCGCTCGGTACCGCAGCTGGAGAACGCCGAGTGGGCGATCGCGGAGCGCCCGTACGGCAGCTACACCCGCCAGCTCGTCCTCGGCCGGAGCCTGGACACCGAGCGGCTGGAGGCCAGCTACCACGACGGCGTGCTGACCGTGAGCATCCCGGTCGCCGAGAAGGCCCGCTCCCGCAAGATCACGGTCACCCGCGCCGACACCCCGGCGACGGTCGAGCACCGCACCATCGAGGGCGAGTCGTCCCAGCAGAAGTCGGTCGAGAGCTGA
- a CDS encoding TraR/DksA C4-type zinc finger protein produces the protein MTEDDPLARARAETLAQIAALTGEFDAVVDASRASNADDEHDPEGATIAFERQQVVALLAAARRRLADVEAALERRAAGGYGVCETCGRPIAPERLAARPAARTCITCAR, from the coding sequence GTGACCGAGGACGACCCGCTCGCCCGCGCCCGTGCGGAGACGCTGGCCCAGATCGCCGCGCTGACCGGCGAGTTCGACGCCGTGGTCGACGCCTCGCGGGCGTCCAACGCCGACGACGAGCACGACCCGGAGGGCGCCACCATCGCCTTCGAGCGCCAGCAGGTCGTCGCGCTGCTGGCGGCGGCGCGCCGGCGGCTGGCCGACGTCGAGGCGGCGCTGGAGCGGCGCGCGGCCGGCGGCTACGGCGTGTGCGAGACCTGCGGCCGGCCGATCGCGCCGGAGCGGCTGGCCGCCCGCCCCGCGGCGCGCACCTGCATCACCTGCGCCCGCTGA
- a CDS encoding epoxide hydrolase family protein → MAGTEVTPFRVDVPQADVDDLADRLRRTRWPVAQDLPGERGIPLERVRELAGRWASGWDWRAQEAALNAWPQVTTTVDGTRVHALHVRSPEPDAVPLVLLHGWPGSVVEFLQVFGPLSDPAAHGGDPADAVHLVVPSLPGYGFSGPTPDGGWTPARMARAVAELVARLGYDRYVVHGGDWGSHVGRDLAAADAAHVAGLHVTMVPGPAPDGDPVAEARAARYARELSGYAKVQGTRPLSLAPALTDSPAGLLAWVAERFAEWTDPASAVDDDRLLTNTAVYWFTRTGPSSAQLYWERAHAPVPGWSRDVPTGVAVLPHDLFRPVRAAVAEVVDLVSWTEFPRGGHFAAMEVPDLLVEELRRFVRVVSR, encoded by the coding sequence GTGGCCGGCACCGAGGTGACCCCCTTCCGCGTGGACGTGCCGCAGGCCGACGTCGACGACCTGGCCGACCGGCTGCGGCGCACCCGCTGGCCGGTCGCCCAGGACCTCCCCGGGGAGCGCGGCATCCCCCTCGAGCGGGTGCGCGAGCTGGCCGGGCGGTGGGCGTCGGGCTGGGACTGGCGCGCCCAGGAGGCGGCGCTCAACGCCTGGCCGCAGGTCACCACCACGGTCGACGGCACCCGGGTGCACGCGCTGCACGTGCGCTCCCCGGAGCCGGACGCCGTCCCGCTGGTGCTGCTGCACGGCTGGCCGGGCTCGGTGGTGGAGTTCCTGCAGGTGTTCGGCCCGCTCAGCGACCCCGCCGCGCACGGCGGCGACCCGGCCGACGCGGTGCACCTCGTCGTCCCCTCGCTGCCCGGCTACGGCTTCTCCGGTCCGACGCCGGACGGCGGGTGGACGCCGGCCCGGATGGCCCGCGCGGTCGCCGAGCTGGTCGCCCGGCTCGGGTACGACCGCTACGTCGTCCACGGCGGCGACTGGGGCTCCCACGTCGGGCGCGACCTCGCCGCCGCCGACGCGGCGCACGTCGCCGGGCTGCACGTGACCATGGTCCCGGGGCCGGCGCCCGACGGGGACCCGGTCGCCGAGGCCAGGGCGGCGCGCTACGCCCGCGAGCTGTCCGGCTACGCCAAGGTGCAGGGCACCCGGCCGCTGTCGCTGGCGCCGGCGCTGACGGACTCACCGGCCGGGCTGCTGGCCTGGGTCGCCGAGCGGTTCGCCGAGTGGACCGACCCGGCCAGTGCCGTGGACGACGACCGGCTGCTCACCAACACGGCCGTCTACTGGTTCACCCGCACCGGGCCGTCGTCGGCGCAGCTGTACTGGGAGCGGGCGCACGCCCCGGTGCCGGGCTGGTCGCGGGACGTGCCGACCGGCGTGGCGGTGCTCCCGCACGACCTGTTCCGGCCGGTCCGCGCGGCGGTGGCCGAGGTGGTCGACCTGGTGTCGTGGACGGAGTTCCCGCGCGGCGGGCACTTCGCGGCGATGGAGGTGCCCGACCTGCTCGTCGAGGAGCTGCGGCGGTTCGTCCGCGTCGTCAGCCGCTGA
- a CDS encoding glycosyltransferase encodes MTATQPRRQETGTGRDPRVSVVVITHQRREEVLGALSRLVTLPEQPHVVVVDNGSTDGTAAAIAERFPQVELVASPDNLGAVGRNVGVARVDTPYVAFCDDDTWWDPGSLRTAADVLDAHPRLAVVTARILVEPGGREDPIVPELRDSPVRGADWLPGPALGSFLAGASVLRRAAFTEVGGFCARLWLGGEEELMAGDLAAAGWELCYLPALTVHHRASRVRDSHRRRRDGIRNTLWTTWLRRPVRPALRRTGHLLATLPRDRVTAQGLLAAVRGVPWVLRERRVLPAHAEARFAALEHAQRTSTARRYVS; translated from the coding sequence GTGACGGCGACCCAGCCCCGCCGGCAGGAGACGGGCACCGGCCGCGACCCGCGGGTGTCGGTCGTGGTCATCACCCACCAGCGGCGCGAGGAGGTGCTCGGCGCGCTGTCCCGGCTGGTGACGCTGCCCGAGCAGCCGCACGTCGTCGTCGTGGACAACGGCTCCACGGACGGGACGGCGGCCGCGATCGCCGAGCGCTTCCCGCAGGTGGAGCTGGTCGCCAGCCCGGACAACCTCGGGGCGGTCGGCCGCAACGTGGGCGTGGCCCGGGTGGACACCCCCTACGTGGCCTTCTGCGACGACGACACCTGGTGGGACCCGGGCTCGCTGCGCACCGCCGCGGACGTGCTGGACGCCCACCCGCGGCTCGCGGTGGTGACCGCCCGGATCCTCGTCGAGCCCGGCGGCCGCGAGGACCCGATCGTGCCCGAGCTGCGGGACTCCCCCGTGCGCGGCGCGGACTGGCTGCCCGGCCCGGCGCTGGGCTCCTTCCTCGCCGGGGCCTCGGTGCTGCGGCGGGCCGCGTTCACCGAGGTCGGTGGCTTCTGCGCGCGGCTGTGGCTGGGCGGCGAGGAGGAGCTGATGGCCGGCGACCTGGCCGCCGCCGGGTGGGAGCTGTGCTACCTGCCGGCACTCACCGTGCACCACCGGGCGTCGAGGGTCCGCGACTCCCACCGGCGGCGCCGCGACGGCATCCGCAACACCCTGTGGACGACGTGGCTGCGCCGCCCGGTCCGACCCGCGCTGCGCCGCACCGGGCACCTGCTGGCCACCCTGCCCCGCGACCGGGTGACCGCGCAGGGGCTGCTGGCCGCCGTCCGCGGGGTCCCCTGGGTGCTGCGCGAGCGGCGGGTGCTGCCCGCCCACGCCGAGGCCCGCTTCGCCGCGCTGGAGCACGCCCAGCGCACCTCGACCGCACGCCGCTACGTCAGCTGA
- a CDS encoding YibE/F family protein, whose protein sequence is MPPSHPHSHGPDPDAPPPSPEVLTRRRRAVWLMLLLLVPVGLATVVGLVVLWPGDGPTRAEQAAQLFLPPGTTYPEGRVTTVEPLDCSLPGGEGQPAQQLTCATVVVEVLDGDGAGDFQELELPAEVYSAGVDVGDVLVLTRDAAVEGAGQYAFFDYDRDVPIVALTVAFAVVTVAVARLRGLAALVGLAFAFAVLLQFLLPGLLGDSSPTLVSLVGSAAIMFVVLYLAHGFSARTTTALVGTLFGLALVAVLGAVSVATARLTGLTTEETTTLLQYDPAIDFSGLVLAGVVVAGLGVLNDVTITQASAIWQLHEVDPTMGGRELYRRGMAVGRDHIASTVYTIVFAYAGASLPLLMLFEVYAQPWDVVLTSSALAEEVIRTLVGSIALVLAVPVTTAAGAFFATAAGTAAGAATERRVTALRARFAR, encoded by the coding sequence GTGCCACCGAGCCACCCCCACAGCCACGGTCCCGACCCGGACGCCCCGCCGCCGAGCCCGGAGGTCCTCACCCGCCGCCGGCGGGCGGTGTGGCTCATGCTGCTGCTGCTCGTGCCGGTCGGGCTGGCCACGGTGGTCGGCCTGGTGGTGCTGTGGCCCGGCGACGGGCCGACCCGCGCCGAGCAGGCCGCCCAGCTGTTCCTCCCGCCGGGCACCACCTACCCGGAGGGGCGGGTCACCACCGTCGAGCCGCTGGACTGCTCCCTGCCCGGCGGGGAGGGCCAGCCGGCGCAGCAGCTGACCTGCGCCACCGTGGTCGTGGAGGTCCTCGACGGCGACGGCGCGGGGGACTTCCAGGAGCTCGAGCTCCCCGCCGAGGTCTACTCCGCCGGGGTCGACGTCGGCGACGTCCTGGTGCTCACCCGGGACGCCGCGGTGGAGGGCGCCGGTCAGTACGCCTTCTTCGACTACGACCGCGACGTGCCGATCGTCGCGCTCACGGTCGCCTTCGCCGTCGTCACCGTGGCCGTCGCCCGGCTGCGCGGGCTGGCCGCCCTGGTCGGGCTGGCGTTCGCCTTCGCCGTGCTGCTGCAGTTCCTGCTGCCCGGGCTGCTCGGGGACTCCTCGCCGACGCTGGTCAGCCTGGTCGGCTCGGCGGCCATCATGTTCGTCGTCCTCTACCTGGCGCACGGTTTCTCCGCGCGGACGACGACGGCGCTGGTCGGCACGCTGTTCGGGCTGGCGCTGGTGGCCGTGCTCGGGGCGGTGTCGGTGGCCACGGCCCGGCTGACCGGGCTGACCACGGAGGAGACCACCACGCTGCTGCAGTACGACCCGGCCATCGACTTCTCCGGGCTGGTGCTGGCCGGCGTGGTGGTCGCCGGGCTGGGCGTGCTCAACGACGTGACGATCACCCAGGCGTCGGCGATCTGGCAGCTGCACGAGGTCGACCCGACCATGGGCGGGCGGGAGCTCTACCGGCGCGGGATGGCGGTCGGCCGCGACCACATCGCCTCCACCGTCTACACCATCGTGTTCGCCTACGCCGGGGCCTCGCTGCCGCTGCTCATGCTCTTCGAGGTCTACGCCCAGCCGTGGGACGTCGTCCTGACCAGCTCGGCGCTGGCCGAGGAGGTGATCCGCACGCTGGTCGGCTCCATCGCGCTGGTCCTCGCCGTGCCGGTGACCACCGCGGCCGGCGCCTTCTTCGCCACGGCCGCCGGCACCGCGGCCGGCGCGGCGACCGAGCGGCGGGTGACCGCCCTGCGCGCCCGGTTCGCCCGGTGA
- a CDS encoding class I SAM-dependent methyltransferase, with translation MLTVDYDRLDVRPGTTVLDLGCGEGRHAFEALRRGARVLALDRGAEEVATTKRWLGAIAAAGEARAGARSAVVRGDLLALPLPDASVDRVIAAEVLEHVPDDATAIAEIARVLRPGGTVAVTVPRYGPERVCWALSDAYHANEGGHVRIYRGHALRARLSDAGLVPGAQHHAHALHAPYWWLRCAVGVDREPAAVRAYHRLLVWDLTRRPWPTRVAERLLDPVLGKSLVVYADKPAVPVPVAAEPERTAV, from the coding sequence GTGCTGACGGTGGACTACGACCGGCTCGACGTGCGGCCGGGCACGACCGTCCTGGACCTCGGCTGCGGCGAGGGCCGGCACGCTTTCGAGGCCCTCCGGCGCGGCGCCCGGGTGCTCGCCCTCGACCGGGGCGCGGAGGAGGTGGCGACGACGAAGCGCTGGCTGGGCGCGATCGCGGCGGCCGGGGAGGCCCGGGCGGGCGCGCGCTCCGCGGTGGTGCGCGGCGACCTGCTGGCGCTGCCCCTCCCCGACGCCAGCGTCGACCGGGTGATCGCCGCGGAGGTGCTCGAGCACGTCCCGGACGACGCGACCGCGATCGCCGAGATCGCCCGCGTGCTGCGGCCCGGCGGCACCGTGGCGGTCACCGTGCCGCGGTACGGGCCCGAGCGGGTGTGCTGGGCGCTGTCGGACGCCTACCACGCCAACGAGGGCGGGCACGTGCGCATCTACCGGGGCCACGCGCTGCGGGCGCGGCTGTCCGACGCCGGGCTGGTGCCGGGCGCCCAGCACCACGCGCACGCGCTGCACGCGCCGTACTGGTGGCTGAGGTGCGCCGTCGGCGTGGACCGCGAGCCGGCCGCCGTGCGCGCCTACCACCGGCTGCTGGTCTGGGACCTGACCCGCCGCCCGTGGCCGACCCGGGTCGCGGAGCGGCTGCTGGACCCGGTGCTCGGCAAGAGCCTGGTGGTCTACGCCGACAAGCCCGCCGTCCCGGTCCCCGTCGCGGCCGAACCGGAGCGGACCGCTGTCTGA
- a CDS encoding prenyltransferase, whose product MLSAGQVRATVAAIAAEQSADGALPWFRGGQLDPWDMVEAAMALDVGGEHARARAAYRWLARRQRPDGSWAAEYRDGAEVSPGAAESNHAGYLAVGVWHGWLCTGDAELVTGLWPAVRRGLDLVTRMQLPGGAVGWALRPDGTADDTALLTGNASLFQALRCGVALAGLTGEPQPDWELALTGLGTALRTRPEAFADRSRYAMDWYYPVLGGAVTGAAADARLAADRDRFVVPGLGVRCVADRPWVTGAETCELALALAAAGRPDAALEQVAAVQHLRADDGSYWTGYVWPDDARWPVERTTWTAAAVVLAADALSGATGASGLFTDPGALPGTQSSPETAGWLPGGAGTGVP is encoded by the coding sequence GTGCTCAGCGCCGGCCAGGTGCGCGCGACGGTGGCCGCGATCGCCGCCGAGCAGTCCGCCGACGGCGCGCTGCCCTGGTTCCGCGGCGGGCAGCTGGACCCGTGGGACATGGTGGAGGCCGCCATGGCCCTCGACGTGGGCGGCGAGCACGCCCGGGCCCGCGCGGCCTACCGCTGGCTGGCCCGCCGGCAGCGGCCGGACGGGTCGTGGGCGGCGGAGTACCGGGACGGCGCCGAGGTGTCCCCGGGCGCGGCGGAGAGCAACCACGCCGGCTACCTCGCCGTCGGCGTCTGGCACGGCTGGCTGTGCACCGGCGACGCGGAGCTCGTCACCGGGCTCTGGCCGGCCGTGCGGCGCGGCCTGGACCTGGTCACCCGCATGCAGCTGCCCGGCGGCGCGGTCGGCTGGGCGCTGCGCCCGGACGGCACCGCGGACGACACCGCGCTGCTCACCGGCAACGCCAGCCTGTTCCAGGCGCTGCGCTGCGGCGTGGCCCTGGCCGGCCTGACCGGGGAGCCGCAGCCGGACTGGGAGCTGGCCCTCACCGGGCTGGGCACCGCGCTGCGCACCCGGCCGGAGGCGTTCGCCGACCGGTCGCGGTACGCCATGGACTGGTACTACCCGGTGCTCGGCGGGGCGGTCACGGGTGCGGCGGCCGACGCCCGGCTGGCCGCGGACCGGGACCGGTTCGTCGTCCCCGGGCTGGGCGTCCGCTGCGTCGCCGACCGGCCGTGGGTGACCGGCGCGGAGACCTGCGAGCTGGCGCTGGCGCTGGCCGCCGCAGGCCGGCCGGACGCCGCCCTGGAGCAGGTCGCGGCGGTGCAGCACCTGCGGGCGGACGACGGCTCGTACTGGACCGGCTACGTCTGGCCCGACGACGCCCGCTGGCCGGTGGAGCGCACGACGTGGACCGCGGCCGCCGTCGTCCTCGCCGCCGACGCGCTCTCCGGTGCCACCGGCGCGTCGGGCCTGTTCACCGACCCGGGGGCGCTGCCGGGCACGCAGAGTTCACCGGAGACGGCGGGTTGGCTGCCCGGCGGCGCGGGCACCGGGGTGCCGTGA
- a CDS encoding class I SAM-dependent methyltransferase, which translates to MSADRPRAEPLLTAARAAPGFMPDDEGTALYEAARAVAVPGPLLEVGSWLGRSALYLAAAARETGRVVVTVDHHRGSEEHQPGWEYHDPSLVDPAVGLLDTLPRFRRTIADAHAEDVVIAVVGRSEAVAALWATPLALLFLDGSHTEESARRDEDAWVATLAVGGALAIHDVFPDPADGGQAPYGVYTRVLASGDFTELPGTGSLRLLRRDR; encoded by the coding sequence GTGAGCGCCGACCGGCCCCGCGCCGAGCCGCTGCTCACCGCCGCCCGCGCCGCCCCGGGGTTCATGCCCGACGACGAGGGGACGGCGCTGTACGAGGCCGCCCGCGCGGTCGCCGTCCCCGGGCCGCTGCTGGAGGTGGGCAGCTGGCTGGGCCGCTCGGCGCTGTACCTGGCCGCCGCCGCGCGGGAGACCGGCCGGGTGGTGGTGACCGTCGACCACCACCGCGGGTCGGAGGAGCACCAGCCCGGCTGGGAGTACCACGACCCGTCGCTGGTCGACCCCGCCGTCGGGCTGCTGGACACCCTGCCGCGGTTCCGCCGCACGATCGCCGACGCGCACGCCGAGGACGTCGTCATCGCCGTCGTCGGCCGCTCGGAGGCGGTCGCCGCGCTGTGGGCCACGCCGCTGGCACTGCTGTTCCTCGACGGCAGCCACACCGAGGAGTCCGCCCGCCGCGACGAGGACGCCTGGGTGGCCACGCTGGCCGTCGGCGGCGCGCTGGCCATCCACGACGTCTTCCCCGACCCCGCCGACGGCGGGCAGGCGCCCTACGGCGTCTACACCCGCGTGCTGGCCTCGGGGGACTTCACCGAGCTGCCCGGCACCGGCTCGCTGCGGCTGCTGCGCCGTGACCGCTGA
- a CDS encoding STAS domain-containing protein — MDDNGAARTPGGPEQQRRGDAEPEVVTALDGDVATSTVHGEFTEGARRPLVRTITDLLLGRPDLRQVRLDLRGVTYLNSAGMAVLVQLQKLCQPRGVEVVLVSPPSVVARPLQLSGLWLRFSVEQQPALADDRVDREGGG; from the coding sequence GTGGACGACAACGGAGCAGCCCGGACGCCGGGGGGACCCGAGCAGCAGCGGCGCGGCGACGCGGAGCCGGAGGTGGTCACCGCCCTGGACGGCGACGTCGCGACGTCGACCGTCCACGGCGAGTTCACCGAGGGGGCCCGCCGGCCGCTGGTCCGCACCATCACCGACCTGCTGCTCGGCCGGCCGGACCTGCGGCAGGTCCGGCTGGACCTGCGCGGGGTCACCTACCTCAACTCCGCCGGCATGGCGGTGCTCGTGCAGCTGCAGAAGCTCTGCCAGCCGCGCGGGGTGGAGGTCGTGCTGGTGTCCCCGCCGTCGGTGGTCGCCCGGCCGCTGCAGCTGTCCGGTCTGTGGCTGCGCTTCTCCGTGGAGCAGCAGCCGGCCCTGGCCGACGACCGGGTCGACCGGGAGGGCGGCGGCTGA
- a CDS encoding glycosyltransferase family 4 protein: protein MGRPLRIALLSYRSKPHSGGQGVYVRALSRELTALGHAVTVVSGQPYPELDDGVPLTRLPSLDLYREPDPFRTPRPSEFRDRTDLLEWATMCTAGFPEPRTFSLRAARLLLPRAAEVDVVHDNQSLGSGLLRLVRAGIPTVATVHHPVAVDRDLELAAAPSARRRLTLRRWYGFTRMQARVAPQLHGITTVSESSRRDIETRLGVPAGRVRVVPVGIDPAVFSPPPPGRPRDPDSVVVTTSADVPLKGLVHLLEAVAKLRTERPVRLTVVGTARPGGPAEAALDRLALRGAVRFTGALPEADLVRLLQSAAAVAVPSLYEGFSLPAVEAMACGTALVTTDAGALPEVVGTQAGLRTRAGDVDELTAALRLVLENPALAEQLGRAGRRRALASYTWRSTAERTAEWYREVLGRTRGRC, encoded by the coding sequence ATGGGACGGCCGCTGCGCATCGCACTGCTGTCCTACCGGAGCAAGCCGCACAGCGGCGGGCAGGGCGTCTACGTGCGGGCCCTGTCCCGCGAGCTCACCGCGCTGGGCCACGCGGTCACCGTGGTCAGCGGGCAGCCCTACCCCGAGCTGGACGACGGCGTGCCGCTGACCCGGCTGCCCAGCCTGGACCTCTACCGGGAGCCCGACCCGTTCCGCACCCCGCGGCCGTCGGAGTTCCGCGACCGCACCGACCTGCTCGAGTGGGCGACGATGTGCACCGCGGGCTTCCCGGAGCCGCGGACGTTCAGCCTGCGCGCGGCCCGGCTGCTGCTCCCCCGCGCCGCCGAGGTCGACGTGGTGCACGACAACCAGAGCCTGGGGTCGGGCCTGCTGCGGCTGGTGCGCGCAGGGATCCCGACCGTGGCCACCGTGCACCACCCGGTCGCCGTCGACCGGGACCTGGAGCTGGCCGCCGCCCCGTCGGCGCGCCGGCGGCTGACGCTGCGCCGCTGGTACGGCTTCACCCGCATGCAGGCCCGCGTGGCCCCGCAGCTGCACGGCATCACCACGGTGTCGGAGAGCTCCCGACGCGACATCGAGACCCGCCTCGGCGTCCCGGCCGGGCGCGTCCGCGTCGTCCCGGTGGGCATCGACCCCGCCGTCTTCAGCCCCCCGCCGCCCGGCCGGCCCCGCGACCCGGACTCGGTCGTGGTCACCACCAGCGCCGACGTGCCGCTCAAGGGGCTGGTCCACCTGCTGGAGGCGGTGGCCAAGCTGCGCACCGAGCGGCCGGTGCGGCTCACCGTCGTCGGCACCGCGCGGCCCGGCGGGCCGGCCGAGGCGGCGCTGGACCGGCTGGCCCTGCGCGGCGCCGTCCGGTTCACCGGCGCGCTGCCGGAGGCCGACCTGGTCCGGCTGCTGCAGTCGGCCGCCGCCGTGGCCGTCCCGTCCCTGTACGAGGGGTTCTCGCTGCCCGCGGTGGAGGCCATGGCCTGCGGCACCGCCCTGGTCACCACCGACGCCGGCGCGCTGCCGGAGGTGGTGGGCACCCAGGCGGGGCTGCGCACCCGCGCGGGGGACGTCGACGAGCTCACCGCGGCGCTGCGGCTGGTGCTGGAGAACCCCGCGCTGGCCGAGCAGCTGGGCCGGGCCGGGCGGCGCCGGGCGCTGGCCTCCTACACCTGGCGCTCGACCGCGGAGCGGACGGCGGAGTGGTACCGCGAGGTGCTGGGACGGACGCGCGGCCGGTGCTGA